CTACATATGCACTACATCTAACAATATAACattcgaaaaaaaaatggtGAGTGGTATAAATTAAAAGGTTTAGATTAGtgacaacaaaaaaaataacaaaattaaatatagtcAAAAGCAAATTATATTCAATCCAAAATTACTATGAAAAAAAGCAACAGACAAACACAATAAATctaaaattactataaaaaagCAGCGAACAAACACAATATAACACAAACAACATGGTACTCCAGTCCAGTACACATCTTGACATTATAATATGTTAGTCTCAATTATTAGAGATAAGTGGTCGAAATTTGAAAGAATAAACACAAAATGCACAACAAAGTATATATGCATTCTTTGGTGAATGTAGTACACAGCATTGGTTGATATTATAATCTTTCATCTTAGTTTACTTCTCCCATCTTTATGCGTACGTACTACATTCCCACCACTACATAGTCTAcatttgaaataaataaaatgctgtATATGAAAATCTAttaaggtggcgttcggttgccatgactaatatcatgagactatccatctaaaattaagttgtgagattattttagttggagggggaagctatgactaattatcatgagactattcatctaggattaaattgaagagttcaatcttatgaaccaaacatgatacatatttaatcataagATTTAATCTTGACAACCGAACACCCCTAAAAGTAAATAGAGAGCTCTCACAAAGGGTAACAACCATAGAAATATTCTCCCTGCCAACTTTAACATGCATTATTTGTCAGTATTAGAGAAAGTGAAGCAttcacttttttaaaaattaaaattgaccATTTATTTACAAGAAATTCATGTATAGAAAGGGATATTTGTCAGTGGTTTTGGTGAATATGTGGTTGTTGTTTCTTTGCCTATACAACTACTCAACTTTGCAATACACAAAATGCCATTTTTTCAGTTAATATTTTCGTTTACATGAAATAAGCTGATgtacacattatttcaaatttcaaatactCATCGAAAAATGAATGAATTCTGGTGTATCTATAATGGACTAACAAGCCTTGTAGAACAATCTCAATTTCCCACGTAACTCAACCTCGAAATGACACAGTAAAACAAACGCATGGGATCAATATCTTGTCTCGTTATTAATAGAATAAAACTGCAATTTAATTACTACTTTTAGAAGAAAATTCTCAGATTTTATTCAACTGTAGTTCTGTCTCGACATATAAAAATTCCTAAATTTCATCGGTCGAATTTCGTAAATGCGTATTCTGTATATATTACACATTTCGTAAATGCATGTTGCAGTTATGCATTTGTACAATGTGTGTCCCACTAAATACGCACTTCAGGATTGCGTCtttgtaaataaaaaagattCCTCTGGGAATCTCGATTCTCATTTCGCCCAAACAAAAAAACGACCGTgaattaggccatccgcaatgggcggacgatggcacgcccgatggcgcgcatcgtccgcgccatcgatcgtccgcgcccattgcggatacggacgataggtcgcggacgatcgtcgcggccgatactaagggcgcggaggatggcgcgcccgatgcctatcgtccgcgccatcgtccgccccattgtggcgtacacggacgatggctgcggacgataggcatcgggcgcgccatcgtcctccccattgtggcgtacacggacgataggtcgcggacgataggtcgagaagtgcgcgcgggcacaggggagcggcgagagctgggAAGACGTGCGTGCTAAAGCGatattgtcgtaccggtcgatgttcggcgagttcaagcacgaggccatctggacgcttttgagggacaagcagaaattccaaggtggaattctgcacactagtgcgccaaagaggatgaagaccaccgaagttggtggttacacgagcagcggcagcggcaatcaaccggttgacctcaaccggttgTACGTGGACGACAgcggttccggcacaccgatgtcctcccgacgtcctcccggcgtcaaggctgcgaaggccaaagggaaggcggccgcgacctcatcctcgaccgctgcaaccccacCTCCGCTCCCGGAAATGCTCCCGCCCCAGGCAGCCGAAGTGTATTCGTCGTTGGcgacagcgtcgatggcgaggacgttgttggagacgcacaaggccctcaagaagtgtaccgaccccgacgaagccgaatacctccgggcattgatagatgaactgcgtcggaagttgggaattgcaccgacttagtttttttttttgtaagttgaacggtgtaacttctttttttattaatgtgtccccgtttgttatttcgacctttttatttactcgttattaattgttagttgaaaacatttaaatcaattaaacaaataaataaaatgatgatgtggcgcgccatagggcgcgccttagggcgcgccttagggcgccccactgcaggtggggaggtaggaggataaaactgctgacgtggcgcgccatagggcgcgccttagggcgccccattgctaatgcccttaggGAACAtaattgacatttatttgattttttgacCAAGCAATTACAAATCTTCTTatcattagaaaaaaaaacgCAAATTTCCTCAAGAATATGATGCTGGATATTTGGTAAAAGAATTTTCAAGTCGTACGACTTTCATTAGCATTCTTTCTTCCAGTTAGTACTTTGGACTATGGATTACGCAGTGACTTTGGCAATTTAATCATTAATCTCATgattgataaatatttttaaaataataaatgtatattATCCCGACGCCTAAGTATATGCTTTGCAGAAATAAGCTATTTTCAAATCAgttgcatgtatatatataagatAAAACATTTTCTGAATCAAGTCACGAGTTGGTGTAAGAATACAATACTTACATAGTTATATGTATATtcatggaaaaataaataaaaaatgaaattgatttgCATCTGGTTTGATAATTTAATAGTACTCCCATCAAACACAATCTGTCCGTTAGCACTTAGCACCAATTTCAACACAAATTCAACTTTCAACTTCGTATCATAAGTGGTTGCAGGTGGGAgattattatttcaaaaaaaattagtggtttcggttaattacaatttttaaaatttgacactACTATCATATTTTAAGGAGTTGTTATCTGTTTTTCAGTGGGTGTAGTACTATTACTATTTTATGATTAGAGGCTTGTTAGTTGCTACGGTCAAACTATGATCATATAGAAAACATcatattagtagtactattactattttatgactaattattttttaacttaaagaaatattttaagtataatgcataaaaaatcatactccttccgtccaatcataattcataagcaagacacttttctttttaattaatccCACAATAAGTGTGTCATTTTCCATTTTAGCAAAAAAATACTACCCCCGTCCCACAAAaagtgtcacattttgtcatttcagtccgtctcacaataagagtcacattttcacttttaccataaatggtaagtagacctcatattccaccaaccaattctactcacattttattataaaacaaataatatataAGTTGGACACATAatccactaatttattcaacccacttttctttacatttcttaaaatccgtgcccacactaaatgtgacacttaatgtgggacgggGGTAGTAATACTCTTTTTGTCCCATAGAAATAAACTGAATTTTCTGTCCCactgtgaatttttttttatcattctcttttactttatcattatGATCCTACCATCTACTATattatttcaactacttttttctcattctttcttattttaccaattaaatattaaaactcgtgtaatCCCCAATTAgcctatttttataggacggagggattatcttttatctctcttattttattcacctagttactttattctctattcaatcctctactttattttgtctctcatactttattttttcttcatttaactgtttaaatatcaatttcttagATCTCATGCTCAAAAGAAGTGTCTCGCTTAAGGTGAGACAGATGTAGTAACtgattttcatatttattaaacttaGTATTGAGTGGTTGATGTATTAATTAGAGAAAGAAAGTTAAttattatttctaaaaataaaaatgtgtccTCTTAaataggacaaactaaaaaagaaagtgtttCATTTTGAAACCGAGGGAATACTAATTTACCTTCTTGCTATTATCGATATcatcattatttaaataataaaaagttaaaaatgataaaggaaaacgattttttttttttgaaatcgTTAAAATATCTAATTATTTCAATTGAATCTACCGCTAGGATTTAAGACAATCATATTCCTTTGGCAAGATACTCGGTTATaggatattaattttttataactaCTAACTCTTAACCATTGAATTTCAAGCCAATAGGTGTCGGGATTGTTTAaggatttttttaaataatgtattttCTGTGATAATTCCATTATTGATAAAAAAACGTATAAGCACTGTGTATGCAAGAATATGAAGTAGTACATTATTCATAAATAATTTTCAATCTTTAATTTATACATCTAGAAGTTTAAACGTTTAGTTTTAAGtgctaaaataaataaaaaaattagataataACTAATAAGTAACTTTCAAACAGGTACTACTCCATtaagtaaaaatatattttcataaacaaaatttaaaaaatattcttattataccaattcatcctcatttttcAGCCATTTAGAGCATCgacatccatgctctttggcaagagcatggaagtgggtccggacccacttttattcattttttactccatgctctttggcaatagcacaacatccacatccatgctcttccgcaagagcatgctcaagggtctcaccattctattattcaatttaaataaaattatttccacaatattcaaatgcattaaaaatacccgaaatactattacaaattacaaaaaaaattaaaaattacataattaaaatcctaaaaaataaaaattacataattaaaatcctacaaattaaaaattacataattaaatcctaatacATCCGTGGAAATTTAAAGAAGACTAGCCCGATGGCGGTATCCCCAATTGAGCTCGGAGAGCTCTTATCATTGCGtgatgtgaatcaagttgctcgggagtcaTCCGAGACGTATCGGCCATAGTGATTTGACCCAAAAGgatccacaacgagttggtgggggatGGAGGCGGCACAAAAGGAGCGGGAGCGGGCGGTGCGGATGGGGTCGCGGCgtgacggcggttggccgtcgccggtttccttccttgcggcaGGCGTTGGGAACTGTTCGGGCCGGCGTCAGGGCTACCCAAGTGagctccggcaagctggctagccacctcattcTCGCcagcgtcggatagggataccgaccttgaccgtttgctggaggagctggaggaggatacgacgcctcccttatacttcgatGATGGCGCACCTCCTACCAAGCGTTGAGATGCTTGAATGACTAGTACTGAATTGAATGGTAGGTCGACATGGCGGCCAGGATGATGTCAACCTCGCTCGTGCCTCTCCCTGCTGACCGCTGTTCTTGGAGGTAATACCCTTGGATCTTTTGGATTTCATCGTTGGCTCTTCCGATGACATTGtacaccatactctcattgcgcttgATGGTTCCATCAGGTCGGttggcattgtaccggcgagagacgtgCCACCAAAACCTGTCCCCGGTTTGGTTCGTGCCGGTTttcgcatcttcggagattttcAAGTAGGTTTTGAATAACTtctccatctcccccggagtgtacggggttcGGACGTTGATGTCACCTCCGGTACTGCCACGAGTACGGACACAGACACTaagaggatgaggaggagcGCCGGAACCGCCCTCCGATGGCGTCGGGGCACTCCCTCTAGTGCCAGTTTCGGGAGGCCACCCGTATTGCCCCTCGACATCTTGCTCGTCCACCAGGTAAGGCTGATAGTCTCCCGGAATATGCGAACCTTGGGATAAAAATGTGGAAatagaggtatttatagatgaaaatgtgaattttgggataaaaataatgaaaaataaattaaaagtggggaaaaatggatatattttattgggaagtgggaaaataattttttttaatttaaaatcaatttttaaatatatttcaaatttgttttttaaaaaaaggaaaatgccaacagctttgccgttggccaatcagaacgcgacacgtcagcctgctcagcggcacgatggtgctcgatgcatcgagccgTGGCagtggcaagagcacagcggcacGGCGGCCCGCCTTAGTATTGAGCACCGATGCAGGTGCTCTTAGGCTAAGGGAGTTAAGCCCTTAAATAAATAGTTAGGCTAAGGGAGTTAAGCCCTTAAATAAATAGGATAACTACCTCTCTAAAATAAGTATCTAAGCCCAAACGCAAAGCCCAAATCTTTCTCTACACTTCCCTTCTCTTTCCCACCCCTCAAGCAAAAGAGTAAACCATCAAACATCGCATCTCCCCCCATTTCTTCGCATTTCCCTCTCTCCCACCCTTGCCGGGGTTTCACGCCGCCGTTGCTGCGTCTCCTTTTTTATAGACCTTCTACCTCCCGCCTCCACTGGAAGCAGCTCGAAGGAGTAGCTGCGCCGATTTAAACAGGAGCAGCTGCCGCTGTCTTCCGCCGCCACGGACCACCAGTTACCGGAGGCGGCCGCTGCGCCTCAAGCCTAATTTCTGCGCAGCTCTCTGTATTAGATACATGACGCTACATGCGAATTGGTCGGTTGCTCACCCCTTAGTTCTTATTCTGTTAAACCCTTCCTAAACCCCGGAACCATATGCTCTCCGACTGCCTCAATATACAACGCTTTTCCTGATTATTATGTGTAATTtgttaaaattaattttgattttattctctctcataATTGCAATGCCGAGCATGTTAATTTTTCGTTTGTGCTTGCTTGATTTTTGCTTATTTTATCCTCAGATTACATGTTtcggaatttggagttccatcACTTCATGTGGTTAGCATAGTGAGGCATTatgaacattttttttttcatatttggaAATTTGGATACGGATGTAGATTAGTTTAAGCAGCTATGCAAGACAACTGTTTGATGAATTACGTATTCGAGTTAATACCTTGAATATGCATAACACATGATatgggagtattatttttggggCTTGACATGTTTTCATATTTCGCTGACTATATTGAGATAGAATTGAAATCAACGAGCTTATATTTGCACTAATAATACTCAAACTTTACCGTATTTTGTTCTTCGATGTGGCCTCATTAATGAAATGAGCAAGTACTATTCTACACCTTGTTTTTCAGTTAGTGGTCGCCAAGATAGCAAAGCTACTTGCTCTGATGGTGGTGCACGTTTGAGTAAGGTTTCTTGCACTCTCCTCATGGTTTTGATTGCTTATCCCAGGTCTATGCTGCATTGACTAATATTTTTCTTGGATATACACTCTAATCATAGATATGGATGTTTGTTTTCTTTACTTAAGTTTAGTGGCATCTTTCATTTTAATCATTTTCTACGCATCTTTGTGATTTGAGAGATGCATTAAATATAGGTTGTTCGGTGGAGTAATGGATACTAATATGTTCAAATTTATCTTGTGCAGTGAATAATTTGAGAAAGTCTATTTCTTCTGTTGGATATTCTGAATTTAACAAGCATATATGCAACTTTGAGAAGGTTCCAGTTTCTTTTTTTCACGGAAACTTGAGGAGGTACAGTGGCAGTTCAAGTCTTGAAAGTTTTTCTAGTATACCTCATGATGTTCTTCAATCTAGTGGACTTCAGCATTGGTTCAAGAATTGGCAAcacttgagaaagaataaacTAACAGCAAGTACTTTTGCTTTGGCAATTGGTTTCTGGCCTCGTGGACGGGCTAGATTATGGCTAGAGAAACTTGGAACAATCGAGCCATTCTCAGGTAATTTAGCAACTTGTTGGAGCAACATTAAGGAAGAGGTGGCACTTGAAAGATATAAGCTGTTAACTGGAAATACAGTATCATATCCTGAATTCCAAGTGTATGGAGAGAAGAGCCCTGCCGATAATTGGCTTGCTGCTTCCCCCGATGGAGCTATTGACAGTTACGTATATGGATTGCCCAGCCATGGGGTTCTTGAAATTAAATGCCCATTCTTCGGTGGTGACATGAGCAAAGCAGAGCCATGGAAACGAGTGCCACTGCATTATATCCCCCAAGCTCAAGGCTTGATGGAGATATTGGATCGAGATTGGATGGATATGTATGTCTGGACACTCAACGGCAGCAGTTTGCTTAGGATACACCGCAATTTGGAATATTGGGACACTATGAAGATAGCTTTGTCTGATTTCTGGTGGAAGCATGTCCAACCAGCACAAGAGATTTGCAGTAGAACAGTGATCACAAATCCACTGATTGAACTAAGGTCATTGAGACCATCACCTAAGCATAAATTACATCGTCGCATTGTGTATGAGAGCAAACTCATTGTCGACAACTCCGAGCTCTTGTGGTGGGAGAAATGCttgaaaggaaaacaaaattGTGGTGAGTTTGTTCGTTTTCCATAACAAAGACATGAAGCTGCTTACTGTATCCAGTTTGATGTGAAGTAATCAGTTGGTGGATTTCGACTGATGTGAGCCCATCCTAAATTTAGTGATGCTCACATATGAACTGAAACCACAGGAAAGTAAAACAATGTAAGATCTGAGTGAAGTTATGAATATCATATCGTGTTTCTGCAATTtttcattataattttttatattgaccAGGTGTAATTTTGTTTTACAGTGGCTGCAGAATACCCTTTACATGGAATTTGAGCAGATTCAGATTGGCTGCGTTTGTAACAACTACCAAACCATGATGCATTGATAAATTCTTGAGCTCACTGCGCGACGACTGCCTCTTGTTACATCAGTTTTGCACGAAATACTTAAATTTGGGATATTTGTCATGTCAAAAGGAATTTGCGATTAGCGGGTAAAATGGgcaaataaatactactagtaagAAGTTGGGATGGAATGTAGACTTATCCATTAGTAACAAATTTTTGTATGCAAACTTGAAATTGCTTGTATCAATTTAAAGTATTGAT
This sequence is a window from Salvia splendens isolate huo1 chromosome 5, SspV2, whole genome shotgun sequence. Protein-coding genes within it:
- the LOC121805617 gene encoding uncharacterized protein LOC121805617 isoform X3, translating into MRIVNNLRKSISSVGYSEFNKHICNFEKVPVSFFHGNLRRYSGSSSLESFSSIPHDVLQSSGLQHWFKNWQHLRKNKLTASTFALAIGFWPRGRARLWLEKLGTIEPFSGNLATCWSNIKEEVALERYKLLTGNTVSYPEFQVYGEKSPADNWLAASPDGAIDSYVYGLPSHGVLEIKCPFFGGDMSKAEPWKRVPLHYIPQAQGLMEILDRDWMDMYVWTLNGSSLLRIHRNLEYWDTMKIALSDFWWKHVQPAQEICSRTVITNPLIELRSLRPSPKHKLHRRIVYESKLIVDNSELLWWEKCLKGKQNCGEFVRFP
- the LOC121805617 gene encoding uncharacterized protein LOC121805617 isoform X2, giving the protein MRIVSGRQDSKATCSDGGARLMNNLRKSISSVGYSEFNKHICNFEKVPVSFFHGNLRRYSGSSSLESFSSIPHDVLQSSGLQHWFKNWQHLRKNKLTASTFALAIGFWPRGRARLWLEKLGTIEPFSGNLATCWSNIKEEVALERYKLLTGNTVSYPEFQVYGEKSPADNWLAASPDGAIDSYVYGLPSHGVLEIKCPFFGGDMSKAEPWKRVPLHYIPQAQGLMEILDRDWMDMYVWTLNGSSLLRIHRNLEYWDTMKIALSDFWWKHVQPAQEICSRTVITNPLIELRSLRPSPKHKLHRRIVYESKLIVDNSELLWWEKCLKGKQNCGEFVRFP
- the LOC121805617 gene encoding uncharacterized protein LOC121805617 isoform X1 produces the protein MSKYYSTPCFSVSGRQDSKATCSDGGARLMNNLRKSISSVGYSEFNKHICNFEKVPVSFFHGNLRRYSGSSSLESFSSIPHDVLQSSGLQHWFKNWQHLRKNKLTASTFALAIGFWPRGRARLWLEKLGTIEPFSGNLATCWSNIKEEVALERYKLLTGNTVSYPEFQVYGEKSPADNWLAASPDGAIDSYVYGLPSHGVLEIKCPFFGGDMSKAEPWKRVPLHYIPQAQGLMEILDRDWMDMYVWTLNGSSLLRIHRNLEYWDTMKIALSDFWWKHVQPAQEICSRTVITNPLIELRSLRPSPKHKLHRRIVYESKLIVDNSELLWWEKCLKGKQNCGEFVRFP